In the genome of Vicia villosa cultivar HV-30 ecotype Madison, WI linkage group LG7, Vvil1.0, whole genome shotgun sequence, one region contains:
- the LOC131615934 gene encoding protein DGS1, mitochondrial: MAVVPSEAESSANRNLPSLFYSDYLRSRFSTFYFFSPKTFLSNFTSPFRSSRRRECLPLPLPSNFLDSSMNNTNTSRVHGVLKDVLERFLTNLHRIQKNLQFWESIAEKSDNRKAYFMMFERGPRAFIDETVKLLRGRVAQDSYLRNLGQSASDHVNERVSVLSCLRCSLAIFLAQIYVEVDKVGQELITDPESKLPSLLGTINDLFSTLEASIGHLHATRQRDSSVDGTYSTPLMFEELPEINQDGSQWTDCEIRDAINSIYHNLDKLESYISFLVVKHRKPKRITQHWVHYACGAVGLSLCSLWLLRHSSLMGSSDLDNWFQEAKDSTVSFFNDHVEQPILSIRDELFETFRKRHQGLMDLEEVRLTSDSLHRMLLAFSEQTKGQKFPVNASDQKMLEIVMDRYEKELMHPIQNLVSGELARAMLIQVQKLKLDIETAMLELNQILRANEINFAVLAALPAFFVSLLLIMLVRGWFKQDTKAEGRGRVARIQRRLLVVEAEERIMQYQNYVEQGSERDAKYTFGLILYSLDRLYSTVKRHAEDSGEWHRLRQDIINLASPRLQTASKLTVMSNLKIVYDCLLPVLKSR, encoded by the exons ATGGCGGTCGTACCATCGGAAGCGGAATCCTCCGCAAACAGAAACCTACCTTCACTCTTCTATTCCGATTACCTCCGTAGTCGATTCTCCACTTTCTATTTCTTCTCCCCGAAGACATTTCTCTCAAACTTCACTTCTCCCTTCAGATCATCCCGCCGGCGAGAATGTCTCCCTCTTCCCTTACCTTCCAACTTTCTCGACTCTTCTAT GAACAACACTAACACATCTAGAGTACATGGCGTTTTGAAAGATGTATTAGAGCGTTTTTTGACGAACTTGCATCGCATTCAAAAGAATCTTCAGTTTTGGGAATCCATAGCTGAG AAATCAGATAATAGGAAAGCTTATTTCATGATGTTTGAGAGAGGTCCTCGTGCTTTTATTGATGAGACGGTTAAGTTGTTGCGTGGACGTGTTGCTCAAGATTCTTACTTACGGAATCTTGGTCAATCTGCATCTGATCATGTTAACGAGAGAGTATCTGTTCTCAGTTGCTTAAGATGTTCATTGGCGATATTCTTGGCTCAG ATTTATGTTGAAGTTGATAAAGTTGGACAAGAATTAATAACAGATCCAGAGAGTAAACTTCCATCTTTGTTGGGTACAATTAATGATTTGTTCTCAACATTAGAAGCTTCGATTGGACATCTACATGCAACGCGTCAG AGGGATTCTTCTGTTGATGGGACTTATTCAACTCCCCTGATGTTTGAGGAGCTGCCAGAAATAAATCAGGACGGGTCCCAATGGACAGATTGTGAAATTAGAGATGCTATCAATTCCATTTACCATAATTTGGACAAGCTGGAATCTTACATATCTTTCCTT gttgTCAAAcatagaaaaccaaaaagaataaCCCAACACTGGGTTCACTATGCATGTGGTGCCGTTGGACTCTCACTATGCTCCCTTTGGCTCTTACGGCATAGTAGTTTGATGGGAAGTTCTGATCTTGATAATTGGTTTCAAGAAGCAAAGGACTCAACAGTCAGCTTTTTTAATGATCACGTAGAGCAACCG ATTTTATCTATCCGAGATGAGCTTTTTGAGACGTTCAGGAAGAGGCATCAAGGTCTTATGGACCTTGAAGAGGTGCGGTTGACTTCCGACTCGCTTCACAG AATGTTGTTGGCTTTTAGTGAGCAGACAAAGGGTCAGAAATTTCCAGTGAATGCCTCAGATCAGAAAATGCTCGAGATAGTCATGGACAG GTATGAGAAGGAACTCATGCATCCTATTCAAAACCTTGTCAGTGGAGAGCTGGCTCGGGCTATGCTTATTCAG GTTCAGAAGCTGAAACTGGATATTGAGAC CGCAATGCTGGAGCTAAACCAAATTCTACGGGCAAATGAAATCAACTTTGCCGTTCTGGCTGCTTTACCTGCATTCTTTGTCTCACTTTTACTCATTATGTTAGTCCGGGGATGGTTCAAACAG GATACAAAAGCCGAGGGAAGAGGTAGAGTTGCTCGGATTCAAAGGAGGCTACTTGTTGTAGAAGCTGAGGAAAGGATTATGCAATATCAAAATTATGTAGAGCAAGGATCG GAGAGAGATGCAAAGTATACGTTTGGATTGATACTTTATAGTTTGGATCGTCTGTATAGTACTGTAAAGAGACACGCCGAAGATTCCGGAGAGTGGCATCG TTTGCGACAAGATATAATTAATTTGGCTAGTCCTCGCCTGCAAACTGCCAGCAAGCTCACTGTGATGTCAAACTTGAAGATCGTCTACGACTGCTTGCTTCCTGTTCTCAAATCTCGGTAG
- the LOC131615933 gene encoding uncharacterized protein LOC131615933 codes for MSTSENVPEVSERGLFKSDKDKEKEKEDDKEEKKDGFVEKVKDFIHDIGEKIEGVIGFGKPTADVKGIHIPTVNLHKIDLVVDVLIKNPNPVPIPLIDINYLIESDGRKLVSGLIPDAGTIHSHGEETVKIPLTLIYDDIKKTYSDIKPGSIIPYLIKVDLIFDVPVLGRLTLPLDKTGKIPIPYKPDVDIEKIQFKKFSMEETVANLHLKLENMNDFDLGLNALDYEVWLGDDNIGGAELGKSANLEKNGITYIDVPITFRPKDFGSALWDMIRGKGLGYTMKGHIDVDTPFGAMKLPISKVGGTTHVKKDRGAGGDDDDDDED; via the exons ATGTCGACATCAGAAAATGTCCCGGAAGTGTCGGAAAGGGGTTTGTTCAAGTCTGACAAGGACAAGGAAAAGGAAAAGGAAGATGATAAAGAGGAAAAGAAAGATGGATTTGTTGAGAAAGTGAAGGATTTCATTCATGACATTGGTGAGAAGATTGAGGGAGTTATTGGATTCGGGAAACCGACTGCGGATGTGAAAGGGATTCACATTCCGACGGTTAATCTTCATAAGATAGATCTTGTTGTTGATGTTCTTATTAAGAACCCTAATCCGGTTCCGATTCCTTTGATTGATATCAATTATTTGATTGAGAGTGATGGAAGGAAGCTTGTTTCTGGTTTGATACCGGATGCGGGTACTATCCATTCTCATGGAGAGGAAACTGTGAAAATTCCTCTTACTTTGATTTATGATGATATTAAGAAAACTTATTCTGATATTAAACCCGGTAGTATTATTCCTTATTTGATTAAGGTTGATCTTATCTTCGATGTTCCTGTCTTGGGAAGGCTTACTTTACCATTGGATAAAACAGGAAAAATTCCGATTCCGTATAAGCCTGACGTTGATATTGAGAAGATTCAATTCAAGAAGTTTTCGATGGAAGAGACTGTTGCGAATCTTCATTTGAAATTGGAAAACATGAATGATTTTGACCTAGGACTCAATGCACTTGATTATGAGGTTTGGCTTGGTGATGATAACATTGGAGGTGCGGAACTCGGTAAATCTGCAAATCTTGAGAAAAACGGAATTACTTACATTGATGTTCCGATTACCTTTAGGCCTAAGGATTTTGGTTCTGCGTTGTGGGATATGATTAGAGGAAAAGGACTCGGTTACACCATGAAAGGTCACATTGATGTTGATACTCCCTTTGGTGCAATGAAATTGCCGATCAGCAAAGTAGGCGGTACCACTCATGTTAAGAAAGATAGGGGTGCTGGAGGTGATGATGACGACGATGACGAG GATTGA
- the LOC131617857 gene encoding G2/mitotic-specific cyclin S13-7, translating into MASKAIAPIEQPRGENKKKNVGVEGRNRKVLGDIGNLVINPADPHANEPKRITRNQLAAIAQAAEKNKILVPDVVNGNFVAAKKMEQAQKPAEHEVIVISSDDESEVKEKQPLKGRKLRERSKINVRTFSSVLSARSKAAGRNVPNDMVMNIDATDKDNELAATEYIDDIYQFYKLSEDDCPVHDYMVSQPDINAKMRAILVDWLIEVHRKFELMPETFYLTLNIVDRFLSMKAVPRKELQLVGISSMLIASKYEEIWAPEVTDFVCISDNAYVREQVLVMEKTILGKLEWYLTVPTPYVFLVRYIKASTPSDEQMENMVNFLAELSMMHYVTVSLYSPSMIAASAVYAARSTLKRSPLWTDTLKHYTGYSEEQLRDCATHMVSFHSAAPESKLRAIYKKFCSTDRCSVALVAPAKNLSAES; encoded by the exons ATGGCGTCTAAAGCTATCGCTCCAATTGAACAACCCAGag GTGAGAATAAGAAAAAGAATGTAGGAGTAGAAGGAAGAAACAGAAAGGTTCTTGGAGATATTGGAAATCTTGTGATTAATCCTGCAGATCCTCATGCTAATGAGCCTAAGCGCATCACAAG gaatcaatTAGCTGCTATTGCTCAAGCAGCAGAGAAGAACAAG ATATTAGTACCTGATGTTGTCAATGGAAACTTTGTTGCTGCCAAAAAGATGGAACAAGCTCAGAAACCTGctgaacatgaagttattgtCATCAGCTCTGATGATGAATCTGAAGTGAAAGAGAAACAGCCTCTTAAAGGAAGAAAGTTAAGAGAAAGATCTAAGATAAATGTCAGGACATTCAGTTCTGTGCTTTCAGCTAGAAGCAAG GCTGCTGGTAGAAATGTGCCAAATGATATGGTAATGAACATTGATGCAACTGACAAGGATAATGAGTTGGCTGCAACTGAGTACATTGATGATATTTATCAGTTTTACAAACTCAGCGAA GATGACTGTCCTGTACATGATTACATGGTTTCACAGCCAGATATAAATGCCAAGATGAGAGCGATTCTTGTTGATTGGTTGATTGAAGTTCATCGGAAATTCGAACTCATGCCAGAAACTTTCTATCTGACTCTTAATATTGTTGACCGATTTTTGTCCATGAAGGCTGTTCCTAGAAAGGAACTTCAGCTTGTTGGCATAAGCTCAATGCTTATTGCTTCTAAATATGAAGAGATATGGGCACCAGAG GTTACTGACTTTGTATGCATATCAGACAATGCCTATGTTAGAGAACAGGTTCTGGTTATGGAGAAAACAATCTTGGGAAAATTGGAATGGTATTTAACAGTTCCTACTCCTTATGTTTTTCTGGTTCGGTACATCAAAGCCTCCACTCCCTCTGATGAACAG ATGGAGAATATGGTGAATTTCCTAGCTGAACTTTCTATGATGCATTATGTTACTGTATCATTGTACTCTCCTTCTATGATTGCTGCTTCTGCTGTTTATGCCGCAAGATCTACACTTAAGAGGAGTCCTTTGTGGACTGACACTCTCAAGCACTACACAGGCTATTCTGAGGAGCAACTAAG GGATTGTGCCACACACATGGTCAGTTTTCATTCTGCTGCACCTGAGAGTAAGCTGAGGGCGATTTACAAGAAATTCTGTAGCACAGATCGTTGTTCTGTTGCTCTGGTGGCTCCAGCCAAAAACTTGTCAGCAGAGTCTTAA
- the LOC131615931 gene encoding stomatal closure-related actin-binding protein 1 produces MTRLTRDFGDTMKKEAVPAVSSDVIFASSRFPNYRIGANNQIMETKDDPKLLSMKEVIARETAQLLDQHNRLSVRDLASKFEKGLAAAAKLSEEARLREAASLEKHVLLKKLRDSLESLKGRVAGRNMDDVDDAIAMVEALAVQLTQREGELIQEKTEVKKLANFLKQASEEAKRLVDEERAFARSEIDNARAAVQRVEESLQEHERMSQASGKQDVEQLMKEVQEARRIKMLHQPSKVMDMEHELLALRAQLAEKTRHYLRLQKELTRTKKGEENVPHLYELEGNETLGSYLQIQPCSDIAPDISNCSIQWYRVSSDGTKKELISGATKSVYAPEPFDVGRVLQIDIISENQHVVLATTGPIDPAAGLGTYVEALVRKHDTEFNVIVTQTSGLHHPTESIHTLHVGKMRIKLCKGKTTIAKEYYSSSMQLCGVRGGGNAAAQALFWQPKQGQSFVLAFESQRERNAAIMLARRFAFDCNIMLAGPDDRAPLGT; encoded by the exons ATGACGAGGTTGACGCGTGATTTTGGAGATACTATGAAGAAAGAGGCAGTGCCTGCGGTATCTTCTGATGTGATATTTGCTTCTAGTCGGTTTCCTAATTACAGAATCGGTGCAAACAATCAGATTATGGAGACAAAGGATGACCCGAAACTATTATCTATGAAGGAGGTTATTGCGCGGGAGACTGCTCAGTTGTTGGATCAGCATAATCGTCTTTCGGTTCGTGATCTTGCTAGTAAGTTTGAGAAGGGTTTGGCGGCTGCTGCTAAGTTGTCGGAAGAG GCCAGACTTAGAGAAGCAGCGTCATTGGAAAAACACGTTCTTTTAAAGAAGCTCAGAGATTCACTTGAATCGTTAAAGGGGCGTGTAGCGGGTAGAAACATGGATGATGTAGACGATGCTATTGCTATG GTTGAAGCtctagcggttcaattaactcaaaGGGAAGGGGAACTAATACAAGAGAAGACGGAGGTGAAGAAATTGGCAAATTTTCTTAAGCAG GCTTCTGAAGAAGCTAAGAGACTAGTTGATGAGGAAAGAGCTTTCGCTCGTTCAGAAATAGATAATGCGAGGGCTGCTGTTCAGAGAGTGGAAGAGTCACTTCAAGAGCACGAGAGAATGTCTCAAGCTTCTGGGAAGCAG GACGTGGAACAACTAATGAAGGAGGTTCAAGAAGCTCGAAGAATCAAAATGCTCCATCAGCCAAGCAAG GTCATGGATATGGAACATGAGCTTTTAGCACTGAGAGCTCAACTTGCGGAGAAGACTAGACACTATCTTCGACTTCAGAAGGAG CTTACAAGGACAAAGAAAGGAGAGGAAAATGTTCCACATTTATATGAACTTGAAGGAAATGAAACCTTAGGTTCTTATTTGCAAATTCAACCATGCTCTGATATTGCTCCAGACATTTCAAATTGTTCAATTCAGTGGTATCGTGTATCATCTGATGGTACCAAAAAAGAACTTATCTCAG GAGCTACCAAATCCGTTTATGCACCCGAACCTTTTGATGTTGGACGCGTATTGCAAATTGATATTATTTCAGAAAACCAGCATGTCGTACTTGCAACCACTGGTCCAATAGATCCAG CTGCTGGTTTGGGAACCTATGTAGAGGCGCTTGTGCGAAAACACGACACCGAATTCAAT GTAATTGTAACTCAGACTAGTGGTTTACATCATCCAACTGAATCTATTCATACACTTCATGTCGGAAAGATGAGGATCAAACTCTGTAAAGGAAAAACAACAATTGCTAAAGAATATTATTCAAGCTCAATGCAG CTTTGTGGAGTTCGAGGTGGTGGAAATGCTGCGGCGCAGGCACTATTTTGGCAGCCAAAACAAGGACAATCTTTCGTATTAGCATTTGAATCGCAGCGAGAAAGGAATGCGGCCATCATGCTTGCAAGGAGATTTGCATTTGACTGTAAT ATCATGCTTGCTGGACCAGATGACAGAGCTCCATTAGGGACTTGA
- the LOC131615932 gene encoding cation/H(+) antiporter 4-like, with protein MEKIDAKSVKYMTEMILDHTIFPFVSINTNSSDKDLKFLVLDVCMDKPPKVVSDGIWANSDYGVMPMKTTLPLLELQILTIFAITQCFHLVLKRLGVPYFVSQIMAGLVLGPSLKISSSWNHFKNHLFPYGSEDVISVISIIGYGLFLFLNGVKMDFSMITRTGKKAWTIAFCSFGIPMLLGLGMSYVFLADWKNYLGEYESKNLPVIVIGQSGCYFAVIASLLSDLEILNSELGRLALSTALVMDAFNSIVSGIGTAFVSSIKTDSHDVDNEKGLGKALLTVFYYFCFIGVTPFLLRPIMKWFVRNTPEGRPMKKSYTYIVFIMALAVGMWGTISHQSVLAGFLILGLIVPDGPPLGTEMIKQLELFSTWFLCPVFVTTCAMKVDFGVNIDSKLILVWGVIIILVHLFKMLMTIGICWHCNMPKTDGLCLALMLSCKGVVDFCTNVFLHDAMLLSNEALSVMTVGVLVMGTAARIGVKFLYDPSRKYAGYQKRSILNLKPNSELRIVSCIHKPSHITPIKNILEICCPTTSNPLVVHVLHLMELVGRSSPIFISHRLQERVGSGHHTFSEDVIVTFDLFEHDNAGTVSVSTYTAISPLGLMHDDICYLALDKLASIILLPFHLRWAEDGSIESTDDNVRALNTRVLERAPCSVAILVNRGYPSSISINDNTKEIALIFLGGPDDREALCLAKRTIKGNAFHLVVYHLVSTSKNNEFTNWDVMLDEEMLKDVKGTYGSVDNVTYDRVSVENTSDTTAFISDIANQYDFIIVGRRNGIKSPQTAALEDWTEYPELGVIGDLLASQDTNTKASILVVQQQIMLKS; from the exons ATGGAGAAGATAGATGCGAAGAGTGTAAAATATATGACCGAGATGATATTAGATCATACAATTTTTCCGTTTGTAAGTATTAATACAAACAGTTCTGATAAAGACCTGAAATTTTTAGTCCTAGATGTATGTATGGACAAGCCACCAAAGGTTGTTTCTGATGGAATTTGGGCTAATAGCGATTATGGTGTAATGCCGATGAAAACAACTCTGCCATTGTTAGAGCTGCAAATTCTTACAATCTTTGCCATTACTCAATGCTTTCATTTGGTTCTTAAGCGACTCGGAGTCCCTTATTTTGTTTCACAAATCatg GCTGGTTTGGTTTTAGGCCCTTCGTTGAAGATTTCGAGTTCATGGAATCATTTCAAAAACCACTTGTTTCCTTATGGTTCCGAAGATGTAATAAGTGTGATATCGATAATCGGTTATGGACTATTCCTGTTTTTAAATGGTGTGAAAATGGATTTCAGTATGATAACTAGAACAGGTAAAAAAGCATGGACGATAGCGTTTTGTTCGTTTGGAATTCCGATGTTGCTTGGTCTTGGAATGAGTTACGTGTTCTTAGCAGATTGGAAAAACTACCTCGGAGAATATGAATCGAAAAATCTTCCTGTTATAGTTATAGGACAGAGTGGTTGTTACTTTGCTGTCATAGCTTCATTGCTCTCTGATCTTGAGATTCTTAACTCAGAACTCGGACGTTTAGCACTCTCGACTGCTTTGGTTATGGATGCTTTCAACTCGATTGTTTCAGGAATCGGCACGGCTTTTGTTAGCAGCATTAAAACCGATTCACATGATGTTGATAATGAAAAAGGACTCGGTAAAGCTCTTTTAACTGTTTTCTATTACTTCTGTTTCATAGGAGTGACTCCTTTTTTGTTGCGTCCGATAATGAAATGGTTCGTAAGAAACACGCCAGAAGGTAGACCAATGAAGAAATCATACACCTATATCGTGTTCATCATGGCTCTTGCAGTTGGAATGTGGGGAACAATATCGCACCAAAGTGTTTTAGCCGGATTCTTGATTCTCGGTCTTATCGTACCTGACGGTCCTCCATTAGGAACCGAAATGATTAAGCAGTTGGAGTTGTTTTCGACTTGGTTTCTTTGTCCTGTTTTTGTCACAACCTGTGCTATGAAAGTCGATTTCGGTGTAAATATTGATAGCAAGTTGATTCTTGTTTGGGGTGTGATTATTAttcttgttcatttgtttaagaTGCTCATGACAATTGGAATTTGTTGGCATTGTAACATGCCTAAGACTGATGGTTTGTGTCTTGCTCTCATGTTAAGCTGTAAAGGAGTTGTGGATTTTTGCACCAATGTGTTTCTTCATGATGCCATG CTTTTGAGCAATGAAGCGCTGTCCGTTATGACTGTAGGTGTGTTGGTGATGGGAACCGCGGCGAGAATCGGTGTGAAGTTCTTGTATGACCCTTCAAGGAAATATGCAGGTTATCAAAAAAGGAGCATCTTGAATTTGAAACCAAACTCAGAGCTTAGGATAGTTTCATGCATCCATAAACCAAGTCACATAACTCCAATCAAGAATATTCTTGAGATTTGCTGTCCAACAACAAGCAATCCATTGGTAGTTCATGTATTGCATCTCATGGAGCTCGTTGGAAGATCCTCTCCTATTTTCATCTCGCATCGTCTTCAAGAACGGGTTGGATCAGGTCACCATACTTTCTCTGAGGACGTCATTGTTACGTTTGATCTTTTCGAACATGACAATGCAGGTACTGTATCGGTGAGTACATACACGGCTATATCTCCGTTGGGTTTAATGCACGACGATATCTGTTATCTTGCGCTGGACAAACTCGCGTCCATCATCCTTCTTCCTTTTCATTTGAGATGGGCAGAGGATGGTTCTATTGAATCCACGGACGATAATGTTAGGGCTTTGAACACTAGGGTTCTTGAAAGAGCACCATGTTCGGTAGCGATCCTTGTCAATCGAGGATACCCGTCTTCTATAAGCATAAACGATAATACAAAAGAAATCGCCCTGATTTTCTTAGGGGGTCCAGATGATAGAGAAGCACTGTGTTTGGCGAAAAGGACTATCAAAGGAAATGCTTTTCACTTAGTTGTGTATCACTTGGTTTCAACAAGCAAAAATAATGAGTTCACTAATTGGGATGTTATGCTTGATGAGGAGATGCTAAAAGATGTTAAAGGAACTTACGGTAGTGTAGATAATGTGACATATGATCGAGTAAGCGTTGAAAACACTTCAGATACCACTGCATTCATCTCAGATATCGCGAATCAGTATGATTTCATTATTGTTGGGAGACGCAACGGGATCAAATCGCCTCAGACCGCAGCACTTGAAGATTGGACCGAGTATCCCGAGTTAGGCGTGATTGGTGATTTGCTTGCTTCACAAGATACTAATACCAAAGCTTCAATTTTAGTTGTGCAGCAACAAATAATGCTTAAGTCATGA